From a single Sporosarcina oncorhynchi genomic region:
- a CDS encoding DUF342 domain-containing protein has product MLVQNDYFDMYVEGYEVLLDLKKTGYPLKSFDMITREHPRVRISSFPALRKALTEIGDSHKIGTYLPMIEIEISNNKMKAEFTLNVNTAEFENSKEELVRKIENALDEYGIIFGRIAIDMDSLVPGRLTIAALGKEPTQGADAKILYIDKPERKPIIREDGVADYYEMNFVTHIKSGDWLGEKVPPQEGTPGSDIMGNPIKALRGNDAKLRYDRKSVVEVEEPGKTVLRAMFGGSLEFIDGETVSVGKQLIINGDVGPETGSITFDGAVTVYGTVLAGYSVNATGDISIEGNEGITNAKEICSAEGDLYIKGGVFGGDLSIIEASGDIFIKHANNCKLHARELHVGLYILGSDVVAQNVFVDKNRGKIIGGRIEALYKIECAYAGNSHERTTHLHAKGINKDMIYQEIQEMAVDLKKIQATTTALEGQLTQIDNHISSKLLGEQALAYEKLQATLNASRNKMFELDREIQLGLHKIKTAIAPQIEITKEANPGVIIQIGNKSSILNKLTKGVFEVVDEILNV; this is encoded by the coding sequence ATGCTTGTTCAAAATGATTATTTTGATATGTATGTCGAAGGGTATGAAGTTCTGTTGGATCTTAAAAAGACCGGGTATCCATTGAAGTCTTTTGATATGATAACAAGAGAACACCCGCGTGTCCGGATAAGTTCATTTCCGGCACTTCGGAAAGCGCTTACAGAAATTGGGGATAGTCACAAAATAGGCACTTACTTGCCGATGATTGAAATTGAGATTTCCAATAATAAAATGAAAGCCGAATTCACATTAAACGTGAATACTGCAGAGTTCGAAAATTCGAAAGAAGAATTAGTCCGGAAAATCGAAAACGCTTTAGACGAATATGGCATTATATTTGGAAGAATCGCTATCGATATGGATAGTCTAGTTCCTGGTAGATTGACAATCGCGGCACTAGGAAAAGAACCTACCCAAGGAGCAGACGCAAAAATCTTATACATCGACAAACCCGAAAGGAAACCTATCATCAGGGAGGATGGTGTCGCTGATTATTATGAGATGAATTTTGTGACACATATTAAGTCGGGTGATTGGTTAGGTGAGAAGGTGCCACCTCAAGAAGGGACGCCCGGTAGCGATATAATGGGTAATCCAATTAAAGCCCTTAGGGGAAATGATGCAAAATTACGTTATGACCGCAAATCTGTCGTTGAAGTTGAAGAGCCAGGTAAAACGGTGTTACGAGCAATGTTCGGCGGTTCATTAGAGTTCATTGACGGTGAAACGGTAAGTGTCGGAAAGCAACTGATTATTAATGGAGATGTAGGTCCGGAAACGGGATCTATCACATTTGACGGAGCGGTTACTGTATATGGAACTGTTCTTGCTGGGTATTCAGTGAATGCGACTGGTGACATATCCATAGAAGGCAATGAGGGAATTACAAACGCCAAAGAAATCTGTTCTGCGGAAGGCGATTTATACATAAAAGGTGGAGTATTCGGTGGGGATCTGTCGATTATCGAAGCTAGTGGTGATATTTTCATTAAACATGCGAACAACTGTAAACTTCATGCAAGGGAACTTCATGTTGGGTTATATATATTAGGCTCAGACGTTGTGGCGCAGAACGTATTTGTAGATAAAAATAGAGGTAAAATTATTGGTGGCAGAATTGAAGCTTTGTATAAGATAGAATGTGCGTACGCTGGCAATAGCCATGAACGGACAACCCATCTCCATGCTAAAGGCATAAATAAGGATATGATCTATCAGGAAATTCAAGAAATGGCAGTCGACTTAAAAAAAATACAGGCGACTACGACGGCTTTAGAAGGACAATTAACGCAGATCGACAACCATATTTCTTCAAAGCTTCTTGGCGAACAGGCTCTGGCATATGAGAAATTACAAGCAACTCTGAATGCGAGTAGAAATAAAATGTTCGAACTTGATAGGGAGATTCAACTGGGTCTACATAAAATCAAGACAGCGATCGCACCACAAATTGAAATTACAAAAGAAGCGAATCCAGGAGTCATCATTCAAATTGGCAATAAATCGAGCATCTTGAACAAGTTGACAAAAGGTGTATTTGAAGTTGTGGATGAAATCTTAAATGTTTAA
- a CDS encoding DUF2627 family protein — protein sequence MARMAAFIVLLIPILITAGGIKLMRDSFFAFQGGAWLQFIGGLLMFLAGLGFLAGFLLRRDRRTGRVKEQLK from the coding sequence ATGGCTCGAATGGCTGCATTTATCGTTCTTTTGATACCGATTCTAATCACTGCCGGAGGAATAAAATTGATGCGCGATTCTTTTTTTGCTTTCCAAGGCGGAGCATGGCTTCAATTTATAGGTGGGCTACTCATGTTTCTTGCGGGGCTCGGCTTTCTTGCAGGTTTTCTTTTGCGCCGTGATCGAAGGACGGGAAGAGTCAAAGAACAACTCAAATAA
- a CDS encoding sigma 54-interacting transcriptional regulator, which translates to MQNVLIVGAGSGGTKILNLLLNLDLMHVMAIVDIDGQAPGLHIAEKRGVPHGSDWNIHLTEKVDIVFDLTGKPEVFKELRKKVPSHTLLIPGSVANLLVDLLDEKDQFIHKIQAERDRQRLIFNSIDEGMIGVNREGQIDFINESACKMLEVSDSYALGRPIYDIIPTSKLMRVLHSGKAELNDELILPNGLEIVSSRYPLNSTTEEPFGAFAVFKNVTEVVKLAEEITDLKSVKTMLEAIIHSSDDAISVVDEKGNGVLVNPAYTRITGLSEDEVIGKPASVDINQGESIHMKVLTTGKPVRGVNMRIGEDNRDVIVNVAPIIVDQQVKGSIGVIHDITEMRNLMKQLDWARQIIRKLESTYTFSDIHGQSGDISLAIDQGKIAAKSDIPVMLRGEPGTGKELFANAIHSGSSRKGNKFIRVNCSAIDIATMEKELFGETDDSDTHKGGILEEVGEGTLFLDEVTDLSMTVQSKLLSYLQNGTAYSDVSVPGVNKARIIVASSKNLEKAIHDGTFNTDLYYHLNRLSIQIPPLRTRKADIPEVVKHLLVKLNQEFGMNVETLTADAMLRLQQYEWPGNVRELENVLSRAMIYMKTGSVMIDGEDINRSLFTNEVKAVEYVLPEKSTLASVMDDYEKSVLEKALEEHDGNKSLTASRLGISLRSLYYKMEKFKLI; encoded by the coding sequence TTGCAAAATGTTCTCATTGTTGGTGCAGGTTCCGGAGGCACAAAAATTCTTAATCTGCTCTTGAATCTGGATTTAATGCATGTAATGGCGATTGTAGACATAGACGGACAGGCTCCAGGATTACATATCGCCGAAAAAAGAGGGGTACCGCATGGGTCAGATTGGAATATACATCTGACTGAAAAAGTAGATATCGTATTTGATTTAACAGGAAAGCCAGAAGTTTTTAAAGAGCTACGGAAGAAAGTTCCATCCCATACATTACTAATACCTGGATCCGTTGCAAATCTTCTTGTAGATCTTCTCGATGAAAAAGACCAATTCATTCATAAAATCCAAGCGGAAAGAGACCGACAACGATTGATATTCAATTCAATTGATGAAGGAATGATTGGTGTCAACCGGGAAGGGCAAATCGACTTCATTAATGAAAGCGCTTGCAAAATGTTAGAAGTTTCTGATTCTTATGCACTTGGACGTCCGATTTATGACATCATACCGACGAGTAAACTGATGAGAGTGTTACATTCTGGCAAAGCAGAATTGAACGATGAGCTTATTCTGCCGAATGGACTGGAAATCGTTAGCTCAAGATATCCACTCAATTCTACAACTGAAGAGCCATTTGGTGCGTTTGCTGTCTTCAAGAATGTTACGGAAGTTGTGAAACTAGCTGAAGAAATTACAGACTTGAAATCGGTCAAGACGATGCTTGAAGCCATTATCCATTCTAGTGATGATGCCATCTCAGTCGTCGACGAAAAGGGAAATGGAGTACTTGTCAATCCGGCTTATACACGAATTACCGGACTAAGCGAAGACGAAGTGATCGGTAAACCCGCTTCGGTCGATATCAATCAAGGTGAAAGCATCCATATGAAAGTGTTGACGACAGGTAAGCCTGTTCGTGGAGTGAATATGCGAATTGGTGAGGACAACCGTGATGTTATCGTAAACGTAGCTCCAATCATCGTCGATCAGCAAGTGAAGGGAAGTATCGGTGTTATTCACGATATTACGGAGATGCGCAATCTTATGAAACAACTGGACTGGGCAAGACAAATCATCAGGAAATTGGAGTCTACGTATACGTTTTCCGATATACATGGTCAATCCGGTGATATTAGCCTTGCGATAGACCAAGGTAAAATTGCAGCAAAATCGGATATCCCAGTTATGCTTCGTGGAGAACCTGGAACAGGAAAAGAATTGTTTGCGAATGCTATACACAGTGGAAGCTCAAGAAAAGGGAATAAATTTATACGTGTCAATTGCAGTGCAATCGACATTGCTACAATGGAAAAGGAATTATTCGGTGAAACCGATGACAGTGATACGCATAAGGGCGGCATATTAGAAGAGGTCGGGGAAGGCACGCTGTTCCTCGATGAAGTGACAGATTTAAGCATGACTGTTCAATCTAAATTACTTTCTTATTTGCAAAATGGAACGGCCTATTCAGACGTATCTGTACCTGGCGTGAACAAAGCGAGAATCATAGTTGCATCTTCTAAAAACTTAGAAAAAGCAATTCATGACGGTACATTCAATACCGATCTTTATTACCACTTAAATCGTTTGTCGATACAAATTCCTCCGCTCCGTACTAGGAAGGCAGATATACCGGAAGTGGTAAAACATCTCTTGGTGAAACTTAACCAGGAATTTGGGATGAATGTCGAAACATTGACTGCGGATGCGATGCTGCGGCTACAGCAATATGAGTGGCCAGGCAATGTTCGCGAACTAGAAAATGTGCTGAGTCGAGCGATGATATATATGAAAACCGGTTCCGTTATGATTGATGGGGAAGATATTAATCGGTCTCTCTTCACAAATGAAGTGAAAGCGGTTGAATACGTCCTCCCAGAAAAAAGCACTTTGGCTTCTGTCATGGATGATTACGAAAAATCCGTCCTAGAGAAAGCACTTGAAGAACACGATGGCAACAAATCATTGACAGCAAGCAGATTGGGCATTTCATTGCGCTCCCTTTACTACAAAATGGAGAAATTTAAGCTCATTTGA
- the yqiS gene encoding phosphate butyryltransferase gives MATLDELVEQTALSGTRIVSVACAADTEVLEAVEMAILKGIASFILFDDEEQIYKIIEEHFSKLSRHPSIRIVHAESMQDAAEKAVRAVSSGEAQVLMKGNLPTAVILKSVLNSEYGLRTGKVLSHVAAFEVSGYNRLLFVTDAGMNIAPNLDEKAQIIRNAVTTARACGVDRPIVAPLAAIETVNPNMVPTTDAALLTIMNQRGQIKDCIIDGPLALDNAVSVESARHKGITSETAGNADILMVPSIEAGNILYKSLMYFANAKVGGIIQGARAPIVLTSRSDSAESKLYSLALAIQTSKY, from the coding sequence ATGGCTACTTTAGATGAACTCGTAGAACAAACAGCATTATCAGGCACACGGATCGTCTCGGTGGCATGCGCTGCCGATACTGAAGTGCTGGAAGCTGTTGAGATGGCTATATTGAAAGGGATTGCTTCCTTTATCTTGTTTGATGATGAAGAACAAATCTACAAAATCATAGAAGAGCATTTTTCGAAATTATCACGACACCCATCCATCCGCATCGTCCATGCTGAATCAATGCAAGACGCTGCAGAAAAAGCTGTTCGTGCAGTTTCAAGTGGGGAAGCGCAAGTGCTCATGAAGGGGAACTTGCCGACTGCTGTCATCTTGAAATCCGTACTGAACAGTGAATATGGATTGCGGACTGGAAAAGTGCTGTCACATGTCGCAGCTTTTGAAGTTAGCGGTTATAATCGACTGTTATTTGTGACAGATGCTGGCATGAATATTGCTCCGAACCTTGACGAAAAAGCACAAATCATCCGCAATGCTGTAACTACAGCGCGGGCATGCGGAGTGGATAGACCAATTGTCGCTCCGTTGGCAGCTATCGAAACGGTCAATCCGAATATGGTTCCGACAACAGATGCGGCTTTACTCACTATAATGAATCAACGTGGACAAATTAAAGATTGTATCATCGATGGCCCGCTTGCATTGGATAATGCGGTTTCAGTCGAATCGGCTCGCCATAAAGGCATCACAAGTGAAACTGCGGGAAATGCAGACATCCTTATGGTACCTTCGATAGAAGCCGGAAATATTCTTTACAAATCTCTTATGTACTTCGCCAACGCAAAAGTCGGCGGTATCATACAAGGCGCGAGGGCGCCCATCGTCCTCACATCTAGATCAGATAGCGCCGAAAGTAAATTGTATTCACTAGCTTTAGCAATACAAACATCTAAATACTAA
- a CDS encoding Leu/Phe/Val dehydrogenase has translation MELFKYMESHDYEQLVICQDKTSGLKAIIAIHDTTLGPALGGTRMWTYASEEEAIEDALRLAKGMTYKNAAAGLDLGGGKTVIIGNPKTDKNDEMFRAFGRFIEGLNGRYITAEDVGTTEADMDLIHLETDYVTGVSAEFGSSGNPSPVTAFGVYKGMKAAAKEAFGSDSLEGKVVAVQGVGNVAYTLCEHLHEEGANLIVTDINEEAVQRAVDAFGATAVGINEIYSQEADIFAPCALGAIINDETIPQLKVKVIAGSANNQLKNPEHGDQIHEMGIVYAPDYVINSGGVINVADELAGYNSERALKRVAGIYDTIEKIFAISKRDNIPSYVAADRLAEERIARVAKSRSQFLQNEKSVLTQKK, from the coding sequence ATGGAACTATTCAAATACATGGAATCTCACGATTATGAGCAACTAGTCATCTGTCAGGATAAAACTTCAGGATTGAAAGCAATCATCGCCATTCACGATACAACGCTTGGACCTGCGCTTGGTGGTACACGCATGTGGACGTATGCAAGTGAAGAAGAAGCGATTGAAGATGCACTTCGTCTTGCAAAAGGAATGACTTACAAGAACGCCGCAGCAGGATTGGATCTTGGTGGCGGAAAGACAGTTATTATAGGAAATCCTAAAACAGACAAGAATGATGAAATGTTCCGTGCTTTCGGCCGCTTTATCGAAGGGCTTAATGGCAGATACATTACAGCTGAGGATGTTGGTACAACTGAAGCAGACATGGATTTAATCCATTTGGAAACTGATTATGTGACTGGCGTATCCGCCGAATTCGGTTCTTCAGGTAATCCTTCACCCGTAACAGCTTTTGGTGTGTATAAAGGTATGAAAGCGGCTGCTAAAGAAGCATTCGGTTCTGATTCATTGGAAGGTAAAGTTGTAGCGGTTCAAGGTGTCGGCAACGTGGCGTATACACTTTGTGAACATCTTCATGAAGAAGGGGCAAATCTGATTGTAACTGACATCAATGAAGAAGCTGTTCAACGTGCAGTAGATGCTTTTGGAGCGACAGCGGTCGGAATAAATGAAATCTATTCACAAGAAGCAGATATTTTCGCACCATGTGCATTAGGTGCAATCATTAATGACGAAACGATACCACAACTTAAAGTTAAAGTTATAGCTGGATCAGCAAACAATCAATTGAAAAATCCTGAACACGGAGATCAAATCCATGAAATGGGTATCGTTTACGCTCCGGATTACGTCATCAATTCAGGCGGCGTTATCAATGTAGCAGATGAACTTGCAGGTTATAACAGTGAACGTGCATTAAAACGTGTTGCAGGGATTTACGATACAATCGAAAAGATTTTCGCGATATCCAAGCGAGACAACATTCCTTCCTACGTAGCGGCGGATAGACTTGCTGAAGAACGTATTGCGCGTGTGGCTAAATCACGCAGTCAGTTTCTTCAAAACGAAAAAAGCGTACTAACACAAAAGAAGTAA
- the buk gene encoding butyrate kinase, with protein sequence MQESSFRILVINPGSTSTKIGVYDDDQLVMEETLRHSNEELARFSSISDQYSFRKGTILHSIEQGGVELASLNAVCGRGGLLRPISGGTYEVNDVMIEDLKNGYSGQHASNLGGIIANEIASFLDIPAFIVDPVVVDEMHPLARVSGFSLISRKSIFHALNQKAVARRFAKQTGKSYEELRLIVTHMGGGITVGAHRYGKVIDVNNGLHGDGPFSPERAGTVPSGELVELCYSGTYFRKEVMTKLVGQGGLVGYLGTNDAVTVEKRIQNGDKEAEHIYEAMAYQVAKEIGSAAAVLEGQVDGIILTGGLAYGKQYVEMIASRVGWIADVIVYPGEDELQALAEGALRVLTGEENAKTYPA encoded by the coding sequence TTGCAAGAATCTAGCTTTCGAATCCTTGTTATAAATCCAGGCTCCACATCAACGAAAATTGGTGTCTATGATGATGACCAACTTGTCATGGAAGAAACATTGAGACACTCTAACGAGGAACTTGCGCGCTTTTCTTCCATCAGTGACCAATACAGCTTCCGCAAAGGTACGATTCTCCATTCAATCGAACAGGGAGGCGTCGAGTTGGCTAGCCTGAACGCCGTATGCGGGAGGGGCGGTTTGCTCCGTCCTATATCAGGCGGTACGTACGAAGTAAATGATGTCATGATTGAAGACTTGAAGAATGGCTATTCTGGACAACATGCCTCGAATTTGGGTGGCATCATAGCCAATGAAATTGCTTCTTTTTTAGATATCCCGGCATTCATTGTCGATCCCGTTGTTGTGGATGAGATGCACCCTCTTGCACGTGTGTCTGGTTTTTCGCTAATCAGCAGAAAATCAATCTTTCATGCATTGAATCAGAAAGCGGTTGCCAGAAGGTTTGCAAAACAGACAGGGAAGAGCTACGAAGAATTGCGATTAATCGTAACGCATATGGGTGGAGGAATTACCGTCGGTGCGCATCGTTACGGCAAAGTGATTGATGTCAATAACGGATTGCATGGCGATGGTCCTTTCAGTCCTGAACGTGCAGGTACAGTCCCTTCAGGTGAATTGGTGGAGCTTTGCTATTCGGGAACCTATTTCCGTAAAGAGGTCATGACGAAGCTTGTAGGCCAAGGCGGATTGGTTGGCTATCTTGGTACCAATGACGCCGTAACTGTCGAAAAACGGATTCAAAATGGCGACAAGGAAGCTGAACACATCTATGAAGCAATGGCCTATCAAGTCGCGAAAGAAATTGGCAGTGCAGCTGCTGTCCTTGAGGGTCAAGTGGATGGAATCATCTTAACGGGTGGTCTGGCTTACGGTAAGCAATATGTTGAAATGATTGCTTCAAGGGTCGGATGGATTGCAGATGTAATCGTCTACCCAGGTGAAGATGAGTTGCAGGCATTAGCCGAAGGGGCACTACGTGTCCTTACCGGTGAAGAGAACGCTAAAACCTATCCAGCCTGA
- the lpdA gene encoding dihydrolipoyl dehydrogenase, translating into MAQEYDVVILGGGTGGYVAAIRAAQLGLKTAIVEKDALGGTCLHKGCIPSKALLKSAEVFQMTKNEAAHYGVDISDTTLNFSRVQARKDEVVKQLYNGVKALMKKGKIDVYEGYGRMLGPSIFSPMPGTISVEMNNGEENEMLILKNLIIATGSRPRTLPGLELDEQQILSSDGALKMTDLPKSMIIVGGGVIGIEWASMLNDFGVDITVIEYADRIIPTEDEDISKEMKKILTKKGITFVTGAKVLPETLSKSDNSVTISAEVADGTKEFTAEKMLVSVGRQANTEGIGINNTEIQVENGYIQTRPTFQTKENHIYAIGDCIGGLQLAHVASHEGISAIEHIAGHQTEPINYTNISRCIYSSPEAASVGLTEAQAKEQGFDVKVAKFPFAAIGKALVNGNSEGFTKIIADKKTNDLLGVHMIGAHVTDLISEAGLAMVLDATPWEVASTIHPHPSLSEVIGEAALAVDGKAIHM; encoded by the coding sequence ATGGCACAGGAATATGATGTAGTTATTTTAGGTGGCGGAACCGGTGGATATGTCGCTGCAATCCGGGCTGCGCAATTGGGTCTTAAAACAGCGATAGTCGAAAAAGACGCACTTGGTGGAACTTGTTTGCACAAAGGCTGTATTCCAAGTAAAGCATTGCTGAAAAGTGCGGAAGTATTTCAAATGACTAAAAATGAAGCTGCCCATTACGGAGTGGATATATCTGACACGACTTTGAATTTTTCAAGAGTGCAGGCCAGAAAAGATGAAGTAGTGAAACAGCTTTATAACGGTGTCAAAGCGCTTATGAAAAAAGGGAAAATTGATGTCTACGAAGGGTACGGAAGAATGTTAGGACCCTCGATCTTTTCACCGATGCCAGGTACAATTTCGGTTGAAATGAATAATGGTGAAGAGAATGAAATGCTAATCTTGAAAAACTTGATCATCGCGACGGGTTCAAGACCACGTACTTTGCCCGGACTTGAACTGGATGAGCAACAAATCTTATCTTCAGATGGCGCGTTAAAAATGACTGATTTGCCGAAGTCAATGATTATTGTAGGCGGAGGAGTAATTGGTATTGAGTGGGCTTCCATGTTGAATGATTTTGGTGTAGACATAACTGTTATTGAATATGCAGACAGAATCATTCCGACAGAAGATGAAGATATTTCTAAAGAAATGAAGAAAATCTTGACGAAAAAAGGGATTACATTTGTGACGGGTGCTAAAGTGCTTCCTGAAACACTATCTAAATCGGATAATTCCGTTACAATTTCCGCTGAAGTTGCAGACGGAACGAAAGAATTCACAGCAGAGAAAATGTTGGTTTCAGTCGGCAGACAAGCAAATACAGAAGGAATCGGTATTAATAACACCGAAATACAAGTAGAGAATGGCTACATACAGACTAGGCCAACATTCCAAACTAAAGAAAATCATATATACGCGATCGGTGATTGCATCGGTGGTCTTCAACTTGCGCATGTCGCGTCCCATGAAGGGATTTCAGCAATCGAACATATCGCAGGGCATCAAACTGAACCGATTAATTACACAAACATTTCACGTTGTATCTATTCAAGTCCTGAAGCAGCAAGTGTCGGATTGACAGAAGCTCAGGCTAAAGAGCAAGGCTTTGACGTAAAAGTCGCGAAGTTCCCGTTTGCTGCAATCGGAAAAGCGCTTGTCAATGGCAATTCTGAAGGCTTCACGAAAATTATTGCTGATAAAAAGACAAATGATTTGCTAGGTGTCCATATGATTGGTGCACATGTGACAGATCTTATATCTGAAGCTGGTCTTGCAATGGTTCTTGACGCAACTCCTTGGGAAGTAGCATCAACGATCCACCCGCATCCTTCTTTGTCAGAAGTGATCGGCGAAGCAGCACTTGCAGTAGATGGCAAAGCAATTCATATGTAA
- a CDS encoding thiamine pyrophosphate-dependent dehydrogenase E1 component subunit alpha, which translates to MANSRHIDLGLSNENVLEIYETMIMARRLDERMWLLNRAGKIPFVISCQGQEAAQAGAAFALNKDKDWIAPYYRDMGVVLHFGMTPKELMLSAFAKAEDPNSGGRQMPGHFGQRKNRILTGSSPVTTQLPHAVGVALAAKMKNEDFITFVTLGEGSSNQGDFHEGMNFAGVHKLPTVIMVENNKYAISVPYEKQLACENVSDRAVGYGMPGVTVDGTDPLEVYRVVKEAADRARSGEGPSLVEAVCYRLTAHSSDDDHRLYRDAEELETERKLDPIPKFAAYLREAGVMDEAYEKEMEDRIMAIVNEATDYAENAPYAEAESALLHVYKEEGGNE; encoded by the coding sequence ATGGCGAATTCACGTCATATAGACTTAGGTCTGTCTAACGAAAATGTGTTGGAAATTTATGAAACAATGATTATGGCTCGTCGTCTCGACGAACGCATGTGGCTTTTAAACCGTGCCGGCAAAATTCCATTTGTTATTTCTTGTCAAGGACAGGAAGCAGCTCAGGCGGGCGCCGCTTTTGCACTAAATAAAGATAAAGACTGGATCGCTCCATATTATCGTGATATGGGCGTCGTCCTTCATTTTGGAATGACACCTAAAGAGCTTATGTTATCTGCTTTTGCCAAAGCTGAAGATCCAAATTCCGGCGGTCGTCAGATGCCAGGTCACTTTGGACAGAGAAAAAACCGTATTCTGACAGGTTCTTCTCCTGTTACAACTCAATTGCCTCACGCAGTCGGTGTTGCACTGGCCGCGAAAATGAAAAATGAAGATTTCATTACTTTCGTCACTTTAGGCGAAGGATCTTCAAACCAAGGGGATTTCCATGAAGGAATGAACTTTGCAGGCGTTCACAAACTACCTACAGTTATAATGGTCGAGAATAATAAATACGCAATTTCAGTACCATACGAAAAGCAATTGGCATGTGAAAATGTTTCAGACCGAGCTGTCGGGTACGGAATGCCAGGTGTTACGGTAGATGGCACAGACCCACTTGAAGTGTACCGTGTTGTTAAAGAGGCTGCTGACAGAGCTCGTAGCGGGGAAGGTCCTAGTCTTGTAGAAGCGGTTTGTTATCGTTTGACGGCGCACTCTTCTGATGATGATCATCGTCTATACAGAGATGCTGAAGAGCTTGAAACGGAGCGGAAGCTAGACCCAATCCCTAAGTTCGCGGCATATTTAAGAGAAGCGGGCGTAATGGATGAAGCTTATGAAAAAGAGATGGAAGATAGAATTATGGCAATCGTTAACGAAGCGACTGACTATGCTGAGAATGCTCCATATGCGGAAGCGGAATCTGCACTTCTACATGTATACAAAGAGGAAGGGGGCAACGAATAA
- a CDS encoding alpha-ketoacid dehydrogenase subunit beta → MAVISYIDAITLAMKEEMERDENVFVIGEDVGRKGGVFKATTGLYDQFGEYRALDAPLAESAIAGVGIGAAMYGMRPIAEMQFADFIMPAVNQIVSEAAKIRYRSNNDWSCPIVIRAPFGGGIHGALYHSQSVESMFASTPGLKIVIPSTPYDAKGLLKAAIRDDDPVLFFEHKRAYRLIKGEVPEEEYVLPIGKADVKREGDDITIITYGLCVHFALQAAERLAEDGISAHILDLRTVYPLDKEGIIEAASKTGKVLLVTEDNLEGSIMSEVSAIIAENCLFELDAPIKRLAGPDIPAMPYAPTMEKFFMVNPDKVEKAARELAEF, encoded by the coding sequence ATGGCTGTCATTTCTTATATTGATGCAATTACACTTGCGATGAAAGAAGAAATGGAAAGAGACGAGAACGTATTCGTTATTGGAGAAGATGTCGGTCGTAAAGGCGGAGTCTTCAAAGCGACAACGGGTTTATATGATCAATTTGGAGAGTATCGTGCACTTGATGCACCGCTTGCAGAATCGGCAATTGCGGGTGTAGGTATCGGTGCTGCAATGTATGGAATGCGACCGATTGCTGAAATGCAGTTTGCGGATTTCATCATGCCAGCAGTGAATCAGATTGTTTCTGAAGCTGCAAAGATCCGATACCGTTCGAACAATGACTGGTCTTGTCCGATTGTTATCCGTGCGCCTTTTGGTGGAGGTATTCATGGTGCACTTTATCACTCACAATCAGTCGAATCGATGTTTGCTAGCACTCCAGGATTGAAAATCGTTATCCCATCGACTCCATATGATGCAAAAGGACTGTTGAAAGCGGCTATCCGCGATGATGATCCAGTGTTATTCTTTGAACATAAACGAGCTTATCGTCTGATTAAAGGTGAAGTTCCTGAAGAGGAATATGTACTTCCAATTGGTAAAGCAGATGTTAAACGTGAAGGGGACGACATTACAATCATCACGTACGGCCTATGCGTACACTTCGCATTGCAAGCTGCTGAAAGACTTGCAGAAGACGGTATATCAGCGCATATCCTAGATCTTCGAACGGTTTATCCACTAGATAAAGAAGGAATCATTGAAGCTGCTTCAAAAACAGGTAAAGTTCTTCTGGTCACTGAAGACAATCTTGAAGGAAGCATCATGAGCGAAGTTTCTGCCATCATTGCAGAAAATTGCCTGTTCGAACTGGACGCTCCCATCAAACGTCTTGCTGGACCTGATATTCCTGCAATGCCATATGCTCCAACAATGGAGAAATTCTTTATGGTCAATCCTGACAAAGTGGAGAAAGCCGCTCGTGAACTCGCTGAATTTTAA